One Misgurnus anguillicaudatus chromosome 5, ASM2758022v2, whole genome shotgun sequence genomic window, ACAAATACATATATATGAGTCGATTTTATAGAATTTATAATCATCTTTGCTTGCAGTTTACTTGATTTGTGtcttaattgtattttattgtgaGATTGTGTTGCTGGTCCATTGAGGTAGCAGTGCTTTAGCTAAAACACAGTTTTAATGGTTTTCCTTTCAGAGTTGGCAAATTATGAAAGAAATGTCAACAGAGCCATTCATAAATACAATGCTTACAGGTAAGGCGCTGATCTAATATTCATAACTTTATAAATAGAAATAACAAAATGTATTAGAAATAAGTGACTagaaattattatatgtgtgttatatatttatttcatatCTTTTGTTTAGAAAAGCAGCATCTGTTATCGCCAAATATCCACAGAAGATCAAAAATGGAACAGAAGCAAAGAAACTGGTACACAAGCTTTATATTTACTAGTATTGAGCATCctgatgtttttttatttggctGATCTGAGCAcagcattttattgttaaatgttttattaccaTCAGGATGGAGTTGGTGCAAAGATTGCTGAGAAAATCGACGAGTTTTTGACGACGGGGAAACTGCGCAAGCTTGAAAAGGTATTCGAGTGCATTGGTATTTGTTATAGCatatttagttttattaatGATTATCTTTTCAACTTGTTTACCAAAATGATATGCTGTCTTATAGAGACCTTATATCTGTGTATCATAAAAGCAGTTTAGATTTTAACAGGGATGTGTTTTAAATAGCATGCTGTATGTCTTGAAAAGATACGCAATGATGACACAAGCTCGTCCATCAACTTCTTAACCAGAGTGACTGGAATCGGGTACGACGCTCTTCATTTCAAGTCAACATTTGAGGAGCTTCGATGCAAAAGCTGCTTAACGCCACCtcagtcaaaaatgagatattgatgatattaaccgaatgctctcagcACGTACTAGACATTCAATAAATACGTATGCTTCAAAACGGCTTAGAAATACTGCTCTATTGGcggaatccattaagagtcaaGATAAAAattgctcatttacaagaaaacaagtcagacacacttagaggattttgcatctgagctcttcaattaAAGTAACAATAAAATTACATCATGTGTATAAAACATTGACACTCTCTCTCTTCGATTATAGTCCTGCTGCAGCTCGAAAGTTTTATGATGAAGGCGTCAGAACATTGGAAGGTTTGTATCCGATATTCTTTATTAATGTTTCTGCTGTAATATATTTACGTCACCATACAGAAGTTTAAATTCTCATCTGTGTGTTTATAGATTTAAAGAAGATTGAACACAAACTAAACCACCATCAGCAGATTGGATTAAAGTAAGCCTGACTAACTCGCAGTGGATTTGTATCATAGTGTTTGTTTTATAATTATTActgttttcaaaaaatgttttgtattttttaatgtgtgccttactctgtgtatttaagGTATTTTGAAGAATTTGAGAAGAGAATACCTCGTGCCGAAATGCAAAAGATGGAGgtacaattttttttcagtgatctTAAATGTGTCAGATTTGTTAGTTTTATGGCTGTAATGATTTGTGTTTTCAGTCTCTGATAATAAAGGAGCTGGAGTTGTTGAATCCAGAATACATCGGCACCATATGTGGAAGCTACAGAAGAGGTAAATGCTTATTTACAGTTGCTTATTAAACCTCAATGATGGTTGATATTCATATCACGTTATTTTGGATTTATCCTACACACCGTGTTTCTCAGCTCTGATCTCGCAAGATGTTTATCACACATGAATTGCTCTTTCAACTGAATTTCTCACTagaaaaatgcaaatatttctttgAATTCGTTCTGTTGCTTTTAATGAAAACCAAATAAACcgtgtgtgttttgtttttgttaaagaTGAAGGATATTTGTTAAGTGAATCAGGTCGAGGTCAGTTAATACCTTTTAAGTTAATTGACTCGAATGTGTTTATAATAATCTTTAGGAGCAGAGTCGAGTGGTGATATTGATATACTGCTGACTCACCCAAACTTTACCTCTCAATCTGAGAAACAGGTAAACTTTGTTTACTTAGACAAGTCAAAAGTTTTGGGGATCGCAAGTTTTAAGTTTTCACAATATGATGTCTGTCTCTTCCTGTAGCCAAAACTTCTTCACGATGTTGTGGATCATCTAGAGTCCATCAACTTCATCACTGACACCCTGTCTAAAGGAGACACCAAGTTTATGGTCagttctctctttttttctcttaaaTTGTATCTCACTTGAAAAAATTGTCaatcacaaacaaacaaacgaacAAGGAATGTTATTTCCTCAGGGTGTGTGTCAGCTACAGAAAGAAGAGGAGGATGAAGAGGATCATATTCATCGTCGTATTGATATCAGGTTTACATAGATTTTATATCCCTATGTTATTTGGTTTATTTTGCCATTTATGGCACcattgtacttttttaaagttatcTTGGAGCTCTTGGTAAATATAATGGTATTTGTATATATGgtgattttattaaaaataaattaaactgaaaacTATACCTCCTAAAACGATCACTGTGCCATTGCAGTACGTTTCGGTAAGGATTTGTCATTATTGCATGCATAGGTGCCAACACATCACATAGTAATTTGAACACTTTATCCTTTCCATTTAAAAGTCTCATTAggctttttttccaaaatgttccTCATTTCTATACCTCTCTGGTCTTGTAGGCTCATTCCCAAAGATCAGTATTACTGTGGTGTGCTGTACTTCACTGGCAGTGACATTTTCAACAAGCACATGAGGACGCATGCTTTGGAAAAGGGCTTTACTCTTAATGAGTACACGATTCGTCCACTCGGTGTGACTGGTGAGAAACATTGATCGTTGTTACACACTTCATCTGCTTTCTGTGGATTCAGTTTCCTTGTTTTGATTTCCACAAAGCCCAGCGCTGTGTGATTTATTATCTGAATACTTACACTCACTTAAAGGATtgttaggaacacctgttcagtttctcattaatgcaatggtgtgggggatgttttcttggcacactttaggccccttagtgccaattgggcatcatttaaatgccacggcctacctgagcattgtttttgaccatgtccatccctttatgaccaccatgtgcCCACCctttgatggctacttccagcaggataatgcaccatgtcacaaagctcgaatcatttcaaattggtttcttgaacatgacagtgagttcactgtactaaaatggcccccacagtcaccagatctcaacccaatagagcatctttgggatgtggtggaacgggaacttcgtgccctggatgtgcatctcacaaatctccataactgcaagatgctatcctctcaatatgggccaacatttctaaagaatgctttcagcaccttgttgaatcaatgccacgtagaattaaggcagttctgaaggcgaaagggggtcaaacacagtattagtatggtgttcctaataatactttaggtgagtgtattacAGTATTTGTTATGAGCTTATACATACATTTCCCATATGCATGTGTTAAAAATGGCTATATAAAGCTTAAGGAGTCTGTGTATCTTGATATTTGGTTTTCTCTAATGTTACAGGTGTGGCTGGAGAGCCTCTGCTGGTGGACAGTGAGAAGGACATCTTCGACTATATCCAGTTTAAGTACAGGGAGCCAAAGGAACGCAGCGAGTGAAACACAAACGCTAAGAGAAGTGTAAAGAAAGCTGTTCTACCTCTTACAGAGATGTAACACATCAGTCATACGCAAAAATTTCAACTTAAACTCTGTTTAAGTGCAAGTGTTTTAATTAGAGGACACATTTCAGGAGGTGATATGCATTTAAGTTTGAGGTTTTAGAGGTCATAAAGGCAACTGCATAGCAGTAGTTgagtgttttttcttttaaatcatgtgttatattttaatttgaagTCTGAAATGCGGAGAGCTAATAGAGAGATTAGAAAGCACAGTCAAAATAATGTGTCAGATTCTGTAATTCTCTCAAAGATAATACCGCAAACATTTGCATGTTATATCTCTGTGGTGCTGTTTGTCAAGTTACATTATTTATGTAGGCATTATATtgtttgaaatattaaaatgtagTAAAATGCGGTTGGTGAGGCAACCTACAGTTTCTGAAGTGTGTTTAGTGTCATCTCAAAGTGAAatacaataacaaaataatattttggaaACTGAAATGggtacacacagacacacacattttgaattgattaaaaatatatacacatcaATACCTACATTAATGAAATTCTTTCAAAGTGTCAAATTTTTTTTaggtgaatttttttaattggcCAAATGGGTGTTTGTTAGAATAAAGTTTGATATAATTATTGTATGAAATTTTTTAGTGTCTTggttacaaaaaataataaattgacCTGAgtagataattttttttacaataataattCTCTTTAAGGGATAAATTAGATTCGAATGCTTTAGCTTAACACCAGAATTTCCTCAAAAATGAACTTGAGAAAATAGTTGTCATATACATGGAAAACATTTGTGGGATCCCATCATTTGACTTGGCAAGAGCTTTCTTGATTTAGCAAGCTCTGATCTGATTGGCTTGCTTAAGTGTGAAGGCACATACAGTGGTTATTAAAGCAGTATGTTTATAAGATTAGATTGTAAAGAGCTTTGTGCTAAATAATGACGGATCGGTTTTTGTGCATCACAAGGCTGAGCATGTTTTATgataaatattatttacatCAAATACAAATAACTTTGTTCCTCTGATGTCATCATTTATTGACATTGTAATGACAATAAAAGTCTGCTCTTGGACACACTTCATAAGATTTTGTAATTAA contains:
- the polb gene encoding DNA polymerase beta; the protein is MLMRRLCPVVWSVNSAYFQVKIQHLPFHILNPRSLSSMSKRKAPQETLNEGITDFLIELANYERNVNRAIHKYNAYRKAASVIAKYPQKIKNGTEAKKLDGVGAKIAEKIDEFLTTGKLRKLEKIRNDDTSSSINFLTRVTGIGPAAARKFYDEGVRTLEDLKKIEHKLNHHQQIGLKYFEEFEKRIPRAEMQKMESLIIKELELLNPEYIGTICGSYRRGAESSGDIDILLTHPNFTSQSEKQPKLLHDVVDHLESINFITDTLSKGDTKFMGVCQLQKEEEDEEDHIHRRIDIRLIPKDQYYCGVLYFTGSDIFNKHMRTHALEKGFTLNEYTIRPLGVTGVAGEPLLVDSEKDIFDYIQFKYREPKERSE